CGCAGCCGGTGTCGGTAACTTTGATATCGAAGCGGTCGCTGCCCCGGGCGGCGGTTTGAATCGAAAGCGTCCCGCCGTCGGGCATGGCCGCGCAGGCATTGCTGATCAGATTCGTCAGCACTTGAATCATCTGATCGCGATCCACCTCGACGATCATATCGTTCATGGTATGTTCCACATGCACTTCGATTCCCGGCGGGATCCGAAGCGCGCGCAGGGCGTCATCCACCAATTGCCGTATGTCGGTGGGTTCGCGCAGCACCTTGTTCTGCCGTGCAAAATGGAGCAACCCCGCCACAATCTTCTTGCAGCGGTCGGCCTGTTCGGTAATCATGTTCAGGTCGTCCTTGAGCTTGCCGCCCTCCTCGATTTCGTCGAGGAGCAGGTGCGCATACATGAGTACGACCCCAAGCGGGTTGTTGAGTTCATGCGCGATGCCGGCGGCCAGTTGGCCCATGCTGGCCAGTTTTTCGGATTGAACAAGCGCCTCCTGCATCTTGGCCAGCCGCTCGTTCGTGACGGCCAGATCGCGCACGGTCTTGCCCAGTTCGTCTATGGTGTAGGGCAGGCACATCTTGCTCTCGGCGAGTCCGTTGTAGATGGCGATGGCGTGATCGCGGCAGGTCTCGTATCCGCACGCGCCGCAGTTGAGTTGATCCTGCGGCTTGAACTTCCCCATCTTGGCCAGAATCTCGGTAAGGGCGGTCTCCGAGGGCAACGGCGCCCGCTGATCATGTCCCGTGAACCGGCGTGTAAGATCTAGGTCCGCAAAACGCGCCATGGCCGCTTCCCATTGACTCGGATCACGCCGGGACAAGCACTGGCGCACATACTGGCTCACACGGCTGCGACGGTTGAAGAGCGGCGCATCGGTCACCATGCACGGTCCCATGATGCAGCCCGGACAGGCCAGGATCTCGAGCAGTCGCGAATCGAGCGCGCCGCTTGCGAATTCATGGAGCGCTTCGACAAAACTTTCTCGGCCCGCCGCGGACACCACCTTGCCCTCGACAAGGTCTTCCTCGACGCCCGCCGCCTGCAACATGCCCGCCGCCAGCGGAAAAAGAGCGCCGAGATTCGCGTGAGGCGGATCGAAATCGTCCGGCTCGACACGGTCGGGCACAATGCGCTTCGCATCGAAAATGTGTTGCAATTCGATGAAGGTGGAAGCGGCCGAAACTTCATTCGGCAGATTTTCGTCAATGGCTTCGCACTTCTTGGCAATGCACGGCCCGATGAACACGATCTTGATTTGGGGTCCGTACATTTTCTTGAGCGCACGCGCGATGGCCACCATCGGCGAGACGATGGGTGCGAGCGAATCCACCAGTTCGGGGTAATACCGTTCGACAAATCCCACGATGGACGGACATGTCGTCGCTATATAGCGTTTCCCGTCGGATCCTTCAGCCAATTCACGGTATTTCCGGGCCACAAGATCCGCGCCAAACGCCACTTCGTGCACATGGGCAAATCCGGCTTTGCGGACCATTCCAACCAACGTGCGGGGGGCCACGTCGGGAAAAGCCGCGGGAAAACTGGGCGCAAGACAAGCCGCCACCGGCTCGCCGCTGTCCAGCAAATTCAGAACGTCCTGGGTCGTGTTGACCACGCGCTTGGCCTGCTGGCTGCACACACGCACGCAGTTGCCGCAACCGATGCACCGCGCAGGAATAACCTCCGCCTGGCCTTCTACTATTCGAATCGCCTTGGCGGGACATTCGCGCACACAGGTATAGCAAACACGGCACCGTTCCTTGATGGTCGTGATAAACGCTTTGTCGAGATTCTGTCTCATGGCCTTGCCTGCCGACTGCCGACTGCCGACTACTATACCGCCATTTCCCTCTTTGCGTAATGCGTGTGCAACAGGTGATGGCTTTTTTCGCCCAACGGCTCGCCAAGAAATTCGTCATACAAACGCTTGACCTGCGAATTGGCATGAGACAGGCGCAGACGCTCATTGCGATCGATGGCATACAACGCCTGCAACCGGCCGCGAACCGCCTCCAGATTCGTCCCGTAGGGCTGACCGCCGCCGGCGATGCACCCGCCGGGACATGTCATCACTTCAATGAAATGCAGATGGCGGCGTCCGGCCCGCACATCGTCGAGAAGTTTGGCGGCGTTCTGCAGACCGCTTGCCACGGCCACGCAGACCTCCAAATCGCCAATCTTGATCTTCGCTTCCTTGATGCCTTCGAGTCCGCGAACCGGCTGCACTTTCAGATCCTTGAGTTCTTTGCCGGTGATCAGGAAATGCGCCGAACGGATGGCGGCTTCCATGACGCCGCCCGTTGCGCCGAACAGCTTGCCGGCCGTGCTGCGTTCGCCAAACGGTGTGTCGGCGGCATCGGGCGCGAGACGGTTGAGATTGATGCCGCGCATGCGAATGATTTGCGCGAGTTCCCGCGTGGTCAACACAGCGTCTATGTCCGAAATCCCGTCATGCACCATTTCCTCGCGGTTCATTTCAAATTTCTTTGCCGTGCACGGCATGATTGAAACGCTGAAAATCTTTTTCGGATCAATGTTCCGGCGTTCGGCGAAGAAACTCTTGACGAGCGCCCCCATCATTTGTTGGGGGCTTTTACAGCTCGACAGATTTGGGATGAAGTCCGGATATTCCTGTTCGACGAACTTGATCCAGCCCGGCGAGCAACTGGTCAGCATCGGCAATACGCCGCCTTCCTTGATGCGTTTTACCAGTTCGGAACCCTCTTCCATGATGGTCAGGTCGGCCGTGAATGACGTGTCGAAAACGTACTGGAACCCAAGTTGTCGCAAGGCCGCCGTCATCAATCCGTCAACGTCGGCGCCGGGCTTGAGGCCGAACTCCTCGCCGAGCGTGACCGATACCGCGGGCGCATGCTGCCCGACAACGATCATGTCCGGATTGGCCAAGGCATCCAGCACTTCCTTGATATGACTCTGCTCGGTCAGTGCGCCCGTGGGACACACCATAATGCACTGTCCGCAATTGATGCAGTTTGAAACGTTCAGTCCGGCGTTGAACGTCGTGCCGACGCGGGTCTTGCTGCCGCGTCCGATGAAGTCAATGGCCGAGACGCCCTGAATTTCCTCGCATACGCGCACGCACCGTCCGCACAGAATGCACTTTTCCGGATCGCGGACGATGGACGGACTCGACGTGTCCTCAAAGCACTGGTTTTTTCGACCCACGTAGCGACGCTGGCGCACGCCCAATTCTTCGGCCAATCCCTGCAAGTCGCAACTGCCGTTGCGCACACAGTAAAGGCAGTCGTCCGGATGATTCGCCAGCAGCAATTCGATGATGGTCTTTCGCGCACGAATGGCCCGGGGCGAGTGTGTCCGCACTTTCATGCCGTCCGCGACGGGGCACGCGCAACTCGGAATCAGATTGCGCTGGCCTTCCACCTCGACCACGCACATCCGGCATGCGCCGCTCGGAAACAGGCCTTCCATATAACACAGCGTCGGCACTTTCACGCCGGCGCGTTTCAATGTGTCCAACAGCATCTCGCCAGGTTTTGCTTCCACGCTCCGTCCGTTCACTTCTATCGTAGCCATGCGATTCACCGCTCCTTTTCAGTTCATCTTGATGACGCTTTTGCCGCGGCTCCAACCGTCGAACACGTCCGGGGCGAACATACCGCGCGGCGCGCCGCCGTCCGCCCGTTTCTTGGCCTTCAATGGTTCATACTTGCGGAGAAGAACCGCATCATGCGCGCATGAATCCACGCAGGCCCCGCAGCCGATGCACTTGTCCTCGACCACGAAATGCGCCTGTTTGGGCCAGCCCACAATGGCCTCGACAGGGCATTTCTTCGCGCAGCGCCCGCACCCGGTGCACTTTTCGGGATCGATGGCAAAGGTCCGGAGTTCCGTACAGGCGCCGGCCGGGCAACGCCGCTCGTAAATGTGCGCTTCGTACTCGTCGCGAAACCAGCGCAAGGTGCTCAGCACCGGGTTCGGGGCCGTCTGGCCAAGTCCGCAGAGGCTCGTGTCCTTGATGACTTCGGCAAGGCGGTTCAGATACATCACGCCCTTGAATCGTTCCAGCGGATCCGCGCCTTCCTCCGAGCGGCGCCCGCGGGTGATGCGTTCAAGGATTTCGAGCATGCGCAACGTACCTTCCCGGCAGGGAATGCACTTCCCGCAACTCTCGCGCTGAATGAAATCCATGAAGAATTTCGCAACGTCCACCATGCAGGTGTTTTCGTCCATGACGACCAGCCCGCCGGATCCCATCATCGCGCCGACCGTCTTCAACGATTCGTAGTCTATCTCGATGTCGAGATGCTGCGTCGGAATGCAACCGCCCGACGGCCCGCCGATCTGGACGGCCTTGTAGGCCTTGCCGTTTGGAATGCCGCCGCCGATATCGAAAATGACCTTCCGAAGCGTCGTGCCCATGGCCACTTCGACGAGGCCGGTGCGGTTTACCTTGCCGCTCAGCGCGAATACCTTCGTGCCCTTGCTCGACGCCGTGCCCACCGCCGCATACCAGTCCGCACCGCGGCTCAAAATCATCGGAACATTCGCAAAGGTCTCGACATTGTTGATGACGGTCGGCTTGCCGAAGAGGCCCTTCACCGCCGGGAACGGCGGACGGGGACGCGGCATGCCGCGCTTGCCCTCGATGCTATGCAGCAGCGCGGTTTCCTCGCCGCAGACAAACGCGCCCGCGCCCATCTTGATATGCACATCGAGATTGAAGCCGCTGTCGAGGATGTTATGGCCGATCAAGCCGTATTCCTTGGCCTGCCTGATTGCCTCTTTCAAATGTTTGATTGCCAGCGGGTACTCGGCGCGAATGTAGATGTACGCCTTGCTCGCGCCGATGGCGTACGCTCCGATGGCCAGTCCTTCAAGCACCTTGTGCGGGCAACCTTCGATCACCGCGCGATCCATGAACGCGCCCGGATCGCCCTCGTCCGCGTTGCAGACAATATACTTCTGTTCGCTTTCGGTCTTGAGCGCGAACTGCCATTTCTTGCCCGTGGGGAATCCGCCCCCGCCGCGTCCGCGCAGGCCGCTGGCCTCGACGGTCGCGCACACGTCCTGCGGGGTCTTGGAACGCAGCACCTGCGCGAGCGCCTTGTAACCGCCCCGCGCAATGTATTCGTCTATTTGCAAGGGATCCACCACGCCGCATTCCGCGAGCACCCACCGGGTCTGCGGCGCAAAGAAGGGATGCTCGTCAATAAACGGGACATCCGCCCACGGCTTCAACGAATCCTCCCGGAATTGGCCGACAAGATGTTCTTTCGGAATCACGCCCGCGAAAACTTTGTCCAGTATTTCATGGACCTTGTCGCCCGTAACGGCCCCGAACGAAACCCGCGTCATTCCGGGCATCTGGATATCCATCATGGGTTCCATGGCGCAAAGGCCGATGCAGCCGACGCGAACGAGTTCGATATCCAGACCCTTGGCCTGAACATACGCCTCAATGGCTTCGATCGTCTTCGCGGCCCCAGCGGCAAGACCGCAGGTGCCGGCGCCGGCGTAAACGACCGGCGTCTCGACGTGCAAACGCCTAAGCCGCGCCATGGCGGCGACGCGCATGTTGACGCCCGACTCATCGGCATGGCACAAGGGACCATCGGTCAGGCACGCCACGAGCTCCGGGCAAGCCCGCTCCGCGCCATGCCAGCACCGGTCACAGCATTTTTGGTCTATCAGACGCGTCATGACTCTGGTCCTCCTTTCCGGTATTTCTCGATAATCTGGCGCGTCTTCGCGGGGGTCAGACCGGCGTAGAAAACGCCGTTGATGCTCATGACGGGCGCCAAGCCGCACGCTCCAATGCACGCCACCACTTCGAGGCTGAACAATCCGTCGCGAGAGGTCTGCCCGGCGGACAGGTTCAACTCCTGCTGCAAGGCATCCAGCACCGCCGCCGAGCCCTTGACATGACAGGCTGTGCCCCGGCAAATCTGAATGTGATACTTGCCCATCGGCTGGAACCGGAACTGGTTGTAGAAAGTCGCCACGCCAAAGATCTTGCTGGTGGGCAATTTGAGATGCCGCCCCACCTCCTGGATGGCCTCCCGGGACAAGTACCCGTAGACCTCCTGCACCTCCTGAAGCAACGGGATCAGGGCATCCCGCCCCGCGTCGGGATAGCGCGCCAAAATGGCCTCGATATCCGGTTTCACTTCCGCTGTTGTGGTCGTCATATACTGCCTTTCTCCATTGCTCGCTGTCTGGCGAAGAACGCCACCTTTTCCAACGACATGGTCATGTCAATGTCTTCCACGTACACCACCGACGGGGTCCACAGGCGAGTCGGCGCGAAATTCAGAATGCCGAATACCCCCGCTTGGCAAAGCTTGTCCGCCACCCCCTGCGCAGACTCGGCCGGCACCGTGACGATCCCAATCGTGATGCCCAACTCTCGTATTTTCGATACCAAATCATCCATCGGATAACAGCGGCACCCGTGAATGACCCGGCCATATTTCAGGGGATCCGTGTCGAACGCCGCCTCGATCGAAAGTTTCGGGCGGCGTCCTGAAAAATAGGCCAGCAGCGCGCGTCCGAGATTGCCCACACCGACCAACGCCGCCCGCTGGCCCTGCGGCGATTCGAGAAACCGCCCGATGCTTTCGGACAGTTCCTGAACGTCATAGCCGCGCGTAGGACTGCCCGTATACCCCACGGCCATCATGTCGCGCCGGACTTGCGCGGCCGTGCCGCCGACCAACGCCGCAAGCTGATGAGAAAAGATGCTCCGTTCGCCTTCCGCCAACAATCCATACAGGACGCGGCGATACAGGCTGAGACGCCCGATGGTTTTTCCACTAATCGGCTGTTGACTCATGGACCGGTTCTCCGATTTTCGCTGAATGTGATTTCAATAACGCTGTTATTTTCTTCACAAATATAATAGCGCATACAGTACGGCTTGTCAAGAACTTTTTTCGTCAATATATCCCCCTTCTAAAATATCCCCTTGGTCTGCCGCGTTAGTTGCAGTAAAAAACAGTGTACGCTGCGAAAAAGAAATGTATACCCCTGTGGGTTGATTTGGAGGGTTTTTCTATCGTTTTACAAGCAATCAATCGCTCTTTTTGGCGGGCTCGATGCGGTACCAGCGTTTATCGAACGTGAAAACGATGCGGCCGTCGAGTTCGAGCAGGGGCTTGAGTTCGGAATGCTTGTCGAAAAAGGCTTTGCACGCCTTTGAGCCGCGGCGCAAAATCCGCGTCGGCGCGTCTTGGGGATATCCGTCTTCCACCCAAGCATCGCCGATCCTAAGAAAAGCGCGTTCCGCTACGATTTTCCGATCGCCGCGATCCGGGGAAACGTCCTTTGCGGTTTTCGTCTTTTCCGGCACGGCCATGTCCCGTTTGTCGTTCTCCAGCGGCGCCGCCATCCCCACATGTCTCTTGTCCGTCTTTTTCAATCCGAGACCAAAGGTTATGGGCCCAAACCCTAACTTGTT
The window above is part of the Candidatus Hydrogenedentota bacterium genome. Proteins encoded here:
- a CDS encoding redox-sensing transcriptional repressor Rex; this translates as MSQQPISGKTIGRLSLYRRVLYGLLAEGERSIFSHQLAALVGGTAAQVRRDMMAVGYTGSPTRGYDVQELSESIGRFLESPQGQRAALVGVGNLGRALLAYFSGRRPKLSIEAAFDTDPLKYGRVIHGCRCYPMDDLVSKIRELGITIGIVTVPAESAQGVADKLCQAGVFGILNFAPTRLWTPSVVYVEDIDMTMSLEKVAFFARQRAMEKGSI
- a CDS encoding [Fe-Fe] hydrogenase large subunit C-terminal domain-containing protein — translated: MRQNLDKAFITTIKERCRVCYTCVRECPAKAIRIVEGQAEVIPARCIGCGNCVRVCSQQAKRVVNTTQDVLNLLDSGEPVAACLAPSFPAAFPDVAPRTLVGMVRKAGFAHVHEVAFGADLVARKYRELAEGSDGKRYIATTCPSIVGFVERYYPELVDSLAPIVSPMVAIARALKKMYGPQIKIVFIGPCIAKKCEAIDENLPNEVSAASTFIELQHIFDAKRIVPDRVEPDDFDPPHANLGALFPLAAGMLQAAGVEEDLVEGKVVSAAGRESFVEALHEFASGALDSRLLEILACPGCIMGPCMVTDAPLFNRRSRVSQYVRQCLSRRDPSQWEAAMARFADLDLTRRFTGHDQRAPLPSETALTEILAKMGKFKPQDQLNCGACGYETCRDHAIAIYNGLAESKMCLPYTIDELGKTVRDLAVTNERLAKMQEALVQSEKLASMGQLAAGIAHELNNPLGVVLMYAHLLLDEIEEGGKLKDDLNMITEQADRCKKIVAGLLHFARQNKVLREPTDIRQLVDDALRALRIPPGIEVHVEHTMNDMIVEVDRDQMIQVLTNLISNACAAMPDGGTLSIQTAARGSDRFDIKVTDTGCGIPKENLGKIFEPFFTTKGMGKGTGLGLAVTYGIVKMHQGDIRVKSNADPAAGPTTTTFTVSLPRRAEEQHSVASQRKTNGRRNDEHEEDNHGGG
- the nuoE gene encoding NADH-quinone oxidoreductase subunit NuoE, which encodes MTTTTAEVKPDIEAILARYPDAGRDALIPLLQEVQEVYGYLSREAIQEVGRHLKLPTSKIFGVATFYNQFRFQPMGKYHIQICRGTACHVKGSAAVLDALQQELNLSAGQTSRDGLFSLEVVACIGACGLAPVMSINGVFYAGLTPAKTRQIIEKYRKGGPES
- a CDS encoding NADH-dependent [FeFe] hydrogenase, group A6; this translates as MATIEVNGRSVEAKPGEMLLDTLKRAGVKVPTLCYMEGLFPSGACRMCVVEVEGQRNLIPSCACPVADGMKVRTHSPRAIRARKTIIELLLANHPDDCLYCVRNGSCDLQGLAEELGVRQRRYVGRKNQCFEDTSSPSIVRDPEKCILCGRCVRVCEEIQGVSAIDFIGRGSKTRVGTTFNAGLNVSNCINCGQCIMVCPTGALTEQSHIKEVLDALANPDMIVVGQHAPAVSVTLGEEFGLKPGADVDGLMTAALRQLGFQYVFDTSFTADLTIMEEGSELVKRIKEGGVLPMLTSCSPGWIKFVEQEYPDFIPNLSSCKSPQQMMGALVKSFFAERRNIDPKKIFSVSIMPCTAKKFEMNREEMVHDGISDIDAVLTTRELAQIIRMRGINLNRLAPDAADTPFGERSTAGKLFGATGGVMEAAIRSAHFLITGKELKDLKVQPVRGLEGIKEAKIKIGDLEVCVAVASGLQNAAKLLDDVRAGRRHLHFIEVMTCPGGCIAGGGQPYGTNLEAVRGRLQALYAIDRNERLRLSHANSQVKRLYDEFLGEPLGEKSHHLLHTHYAKREMAV
- the nuoF gene encoding NADH-quinone oxidoreductase subunit NuoF → MTRLIDQKCCDRCWHGAERACPELVACLTDGPLCHADESGVNMRVAAMARLRRLHVETPVVYAGAGTCGLAAGAAKTIEAIEAYVQAKGLDIELVRVGCIGLCAMEPMMDIQMPGMTRVSFGAVTGDKVHEILDKVFAGVIPKEHLVGQFREDSLKPWADVPFIDEHPFFAPQTRWVLAECGVVDPLQIDEYIARGGYKALAQVLRSKTPQDVCATVEASGLRGRGGGGFPTGKKWQFALKTESEQKYIVCNADEGDPGAFMDRAVIEGCPHKVLEGLAIGAYAIGASKAYIYIRAEYPLAIKHLKEAIRQAKEYGLIGHNILDSGFNLDVHIKMGAGAFVCGEETALLHSIEGKRGMPRPRPPFPAVKGLFGKPTVINNVETFANVPMILSRGADWYAAVGTASSKGTKVFALSGKVNRTGLVEVAMGTTLRKVIFDIGGGIPNGKAYKAVQIGGPSGGCIPTQHLDIEIDYESLKTVGAMMGSGGLVVMDENTCMVDVAKFFMDFIQRESCGKCIPCREGTLRMLEILERITRGRRSEEGADPLERFKGVMYLNRLAEVIKDTSLCGLGQTAPNPVLSTLRWFRDEYEAHIYERRCPAGACTELRTFAIDPEKCTGCGRCAKKCPVEAIVGWPKQAHFVVEDKCIGCGACVDSCAHDAVLLRKYEPLKAKKRADGGAPRGMFAPDVFDGWSRGKSVIKMN